Part of the Aquamicrobium lusatiense genome is shown below.
GGTGTCTGGCACATCGCAGCCTTGGGCAAACGGTACAGATGCACTTCGGCTCGCGCCGGTGACCTTGAAGGTAAGCAGGTAAGAGGGATGCGCAGGCGTTACGCCCTGAAGATCGGGAAAAGCGAAGTTTGATTTTGCATCTGTCCTCGCGCTCCCGGCTGGGGTCATCTTGCTCAAATCGGTCCGCACAACCCAGGTTCAGGGTTCACGGTAGCAGATAATAGCGGTATTTTTTGACTCTAATGCTATTTTGTCTTTCAACTACTGGGTGTTGCTTGTAGATGGCGAATTATGGCCTCTCTTTTTAATATTCGCCCAAAGCTTATCGGTTTGCCGCGACGGCAGAAACAACTTCTCGCGTTGTTTGCCGACGTAATTATGTCACTTGTCGCGATGTGGCTGGCGTTTTCGCTCAGGTTTGATGTGGATCACGCCCCAAAGGGAGCCGAATGGATTCCTTACGGACTGGCGACATTTCTTTTCATTCCGTTTTTTATCAGGCTGGGGCTTTATCGCGCGATCTTTCGATATTCGGGCGTGTCAAGTCTGGTCTCCGTAGGTAGCGCCATCATCCTCTATGGTGTCGTTCTCAGCCTTGTACTTTTCATAGCCAAGTTTCCCGGAGTGCCGCGGTCCATCGGCATTTTGCAGCCGATTCTGTTTTTCACGCTTGTTTTCGGCAGTCGTGTGGTGGTTGCGCAGCTTCTCATTCGATCGACGCCAGGCGAGGCTGTCGTCAGGAATGTGCTGATTTATGGTGCCGGGCAGGCAGGGGCGCAGGCCTGCGACGCTTTGGTCATGACACCTGAATATCGGGTGAGAGGTTTTTTCGACGACGACCCGTCAAAACATGACCGGCGCGTGATGGGCTATCGGGTGTTTGATCCCAGGCACGCTGCGGAGGTCATAGATCGTTTCGGCATCAGCGATATCCTCATTGCGGTTCCGAGTGCCGGGGTGGAAAGGCGTCGTCAGATCGTTGACTCTCTGGCTGATCTTCAGGTGCGCGTCCGCACAATTCCGGGCATCCTCGATCTGGCCCGTGGTACCGCGCAAATCGATGAGATTCAGGAGCTTCAGATCATCGATCTCTTGGACAGGGCGCCAATTGTTACATCGCACGACAGGTCGGCTTTCATTGGCAAGACAGTCATGGTCACCGGAGCCGGCGGGTCGATCGGCAGCGAACTGAGCCGTCAGCTTCTGTCCTTGGGGCCAGCTAAGCTCATCCTGTTCGATCACAATGAATTCAGCCTCTATACGATCGACGACGAACTGCGCAGGCTTGCACCGCAACTGAAGGTGCCGACCGAGATCATACCCTGCCTCGGCTCGATCAGGGATGTTGTCCGGATCAGGACGGTGATGGACAGTTTCAGGCCCCAACTGGTTTATCATGCAGCTGCCTACAAGCATGTGCCGTTGGTGGAATCGAACCCGTTGGAAGGTGCCACCAATAACATTCTGGGCACTGCGATAGTCGCCAGTCAGGCGGAAGCGTCCGGTGTGGAGCGTTTTACCCTGATCTCAACGGACAAAGCTGTGCGTCCGACAAACTTCATGGGCGCCAGCAAGCGACTTGCCGAGCAGATCGTTCAGGGCCTGGCAGCAAAGCCCGGACAGAAAACCGTGTATTCCATGGTCCGCTTCGGCAATGTGCTTGGCAGCAGCGGTTCGGTCGTTCCGCTTTTCAGGCGCCAGATCGCAGCCGGAGGTCCGATCACCGTGACTGATCCCGAAGTTATTCGTTACTTCATGACCATTCCGGAAGCAGTCGGCCTGGTCTTGCACTCGTCGCAGATGGCTGAGGGCGGTGAGGTGTTCGTTCTCGACATGGGCGAGCCGGTCAAGATCATGGATCTTGCACGGAAGATGATTCGTTTGTCCGGCCATGTCGAGCGCACGCCCGATAATCTCGATGGCGATATCGAGATCAAAATTGTTGGCTTGCGGCCGGGTGAGAAGCTTTATGAAGAACTCCTAATCGGTGACAATCCCCAACCCACATCCAATTCGCATATCATGATGGCACGCGAGGGATTTGTGCCTCCTGAGGATTTGGCTGCAGAACTGGAGATCATCCGAAAGGCCGTGGAGCAACAGGACATCAGCTTGCTGACCGGCGTTCTG
Proteins encoded:
- a CDS encoding polysaccharide biosynthesis protein, whose product is MASLFNIRPKLIGLPRRQKQLLALFADVIMSLVAMWLAFSLRFDVDHAPKGAEWIPYGLATFLFIPFFIRLGLYRAIFRYSGVSSLVSVGSAIILYGVVLSLVLFIAKFPGVPRSIGILQPILFFTLVFGSRVVVAQLLIRSTPGEAVVRNVLIYGAGQAGAQACDALVMTPEYRVRGFFDDDPSKHDRRVMGYRVFDPRHAAEVIDRFGISDILIAVPSAGVERRRQIVDSLADLQVRVRTIPGILDLARGTAQIDEIQELQIIDLLDRAPIVTSHDRSAFIGKTVMVTGAGGSIGSELSRQLLSLGPAKLILFDHNEFSLYTIDDELRRLAPQLKVPTEIIPCLGSIRDVVRIRTVMDSFRPQLVYHAAAYKHVPLVESNPLEGATNNILGTAIVASQAEASGVERFTLISTDKAVRPTNFMGASKRLAEQIVQGLAAKPGQKTVYSMVRFGNVLGSSGSVVPLFRRQIAAGGPITVTDPEVIRYFMTIPEAVGLVLHSSQMAEGGEVFVLDMGEPVKIMDLARKMIRLSGHVERTPDNLDGDIEIKIVGLRPGEKLYEELLIGDNPQPTSNSHIMMAREGFVPPEDLAAELEIIRKAVEQQDISLLTGVLMRTVAGFQCGTEAGESAAGDWCQDPFLSGAQRLKQRDGLF